The following coding sequences are from one Salvia hispanica cultivar TCC Black 2014 chromosome 3, UniMelb_Shisp_WGS_1.0, whole genome shotgun sequence window:
- the LOC125209150 gene encoding uncharacterized protein LOC125209150 has translation MEANKVYSEGRNLTYGEFPTKFVWKKDHWQPRKQRYSVERLFYVAPGSDLVLNDDEIQNIVLANIEKLLLNVGKSLHDYHGMPYPKPQYFESFQNTLISDELSYDREALRKEHLEFLSKFTDEQLNVHDMIMSSVNSTEGKMFFVYGYGGTGKTFIWRSLSADSMCNIKQGSDLAELIIRSKLIIWDETPMIHKHCIEAVDRTFRDILRVCSESSVHKPFGGKTIVFGGDFRQILPVVLKGSRQNVVNATINSSYLWSSCIVLRLTKNMRLLSVESSVEASKLKEFSSWVASVGDGVVGGPNDGEVAIDLPSDIILSNSGDPLKTIVESIYPSYMDPEELSNCLHDRAILAPTLDVVDEVNQFMISVHQAPGRV, from the exons ATGGAGGCAAATAAGGTATATTCTGAAGGTAGAAATTTGACATATGGTGAATTTCCAACCAAGTTCGTGTGGAAGAAAGATCATTGGCAACCTAGAAAACAACGTTATTCGGTTGAGAGGTTGTTTTATGTTGCTCCTGGCTCTG ATTTGGTGCTAAATGATGATGAAATTCAGAATATTGTGTTGGCCAACATTGAGAAATTGCTACTGAACGTTGGTAAAAGTTTGCATGACTACCATGGTATGCCGTATCCAAAACCGCAGTATTTTGAATCATTTCAGAATACTTTGATCAGCGATGAGTTGTCTTATGATCGTGAAGCTTTAAGGAAAGAACACTTGGAATTTCTATCAAAGTTCACGGATGAGCAACTTAATGTTCATGATATGATAATGTCGTCTGTGAATTCGACTGAAGGaaaaatgttttttgtttatggTTATGGAGGTACTGGAAAAACATTCATTTGGAGGTCTTTGTCAGCAG ATTCTATGTGCAATATAAAACAAGGATCTGATCTTGCGGAGCTTATCATAAGGTCGAAACTTATCATATGGGATGAAACACCGATGATTCataagcattgcatagaagcCGTTGATAGGACTTTTAGAGATATTCTTCGTGTGTGTAGTGAGTCAAGTGTGCACAAACCATTTGGTGGAAAGACTATAGTTTTTGGTGGTGATTTTAGACAAATTTTGCCTGTTGTGCTTAAAGGAAGTCGGCAGAATGTTGTGAATGCCACCATTAACTCATCTTATCTTTGGAGTAGTTGTATAGTTTTGAGGTTGACTAAGAACATGAGACTGTTGAGTGTTGAATCTTCTGTTgaagcttctaagttgaagGAATTTTCATCTTGGGTTGCTTCTGTAGGTGATGGAGTTGTTGGTGGTCCGAATGATGGTGAAGTTGCTATAGATCTTCCTTCTGACATTATATTATCAAATTCTGGAGATCCTCTTAAAACCATTGTTGAAAGCATATACCCTTCCTATATGGATCCAGAAGAGTTGAGCAATTGTTTGCATGATCGTGCTATACTTGCTCCCACGCTTGATGTTGTTGATGAGGTTAACCAATTCATGATATCGGTGCATCAGGCTCCAGGGCGCGTATAG